One stretch of Oncorhynchus clarkii lewisi isolate Uvic-CL-2024 chromosome 1, UVic_Ocla_1.0, whole genome shotgun sequence DNA includes these proteins:
- the LOC139417980 gene encoding transmembrane protein 150A-like has translation MVLWSLLPISLSLVSLIGTWVTYGLAYSYDHVCSLNNWAPGNHCRDNTSIACCQVPTISSSGTSLPESSLFTATFNAGSFLFMVFCIFHHAHILERNSVHSMLSRIALVFGGVAAVGAFVAGNCNPEYLKLAHYLGAAVSFLCICFYSLLLTVLTRKCVLTQMEWFLYPARVTSTVVQIIVTIGYTILFVQEEYLYKHSAAVFEWIMSVNLELFELSFAVEFCFFSSSMLSTLLVKRDEEKPILLA, from the exons ATGGTCCTCTGGAGTctactccccatctccctctccttagTGTCTCTCATTGGAACCTGGGTGAC GTATGGCCTGGCGTACAGCTATGACCATGTGTGTTCCCTCAACAACTG GGCCCCTGGGAACCACTGCAGAGACAATACATCAATAGCTTGTTGTCAAGTCCCAACCATAAG CTCGAGTGGAACAAGCTTACCAGAAAGCTCATTGTTCACAGCCACCTTTAATGCGGGTTCATTTCTGT TTATGGTGTTCTGTATCTTCCACCATGCTCACATCTTGGAGAGGAACAGTGTCCACTCCATGCTCAGCAGAATCGCCCTGGTGTTTGGTGGAGTGGCGGCTGTCGGGGCCTTTGTGGCTGGGAACTGCAAC cccgaGTACCTGAAGCTGGCCCATTACCTGGGGGCTGCGGTGAGCTTCCTGTGTATCTGTTTCTATAGTCTGCTCCTCACAGTGCTCACAAGGAAGTGTGTTCTGACCCAGATGGAGTGGTTCCTCTACCCTGCACGGGTCACCTCTACTGTGGTCCAGATCATTGTCACCATTGGCT ACACCATCTTGTTTGTACAGGAGGAATACCTGTACAAGCACTCAGCTGCCGTGTTTGAGTGGATAATGAGTGTCAATCTGGAGCTGTTTGAGCTCAGCTTTGCTGTGGAGTTCTGTTttttctcctcctccatgttgTCCACGCTGCTGGTgaaaagagatgaggagaagCCTATCCTTCTAGCCTGA